A single genomic interval of Camelina sativa cultivar DH55 chromosome 11, Cs, whole genome shotgun sequence harbors:
- the LOC104728836 gene encoding uncharacterized protein LOC104728836: MVPCCHALAAGRVRNIDPYTLLSLCYFVGPWRAKYKGVVMPRPNEKDHNIPEECTDVAVNPPRTKRQGRRPKKKRIPSQGEVHHKKKRITKCGRCFGQGHNRKTCSTLI, from the exons ATGGTACCTTGCTGTCATGCTTTGGCTGCTGGTCGAGTAAGAAACATTGACCCCTACACACTTTTATCCCTATGTTATTTCGTTGGACCATGGAGAGCAAAGTACAAAGGAGTTGTAATGCCGCGTCCTAATGAGAAAGACCACAACATCCCAGAAGAATGTACGGATGTAGCTGTGAACCCACCAAGGACAAAGCGCCAAGGGAGAAGGccgaaaaagaaaaggattccATCACAGGGTGAAGTGCATCAC aagaagaagagaataacaAAATGTGGGAGATGTTTTGGACAAGGTCACAACAGGAAAACATGCTCGACTTTAATTTGA
- the LOC104728837 gene encoding uncharacterized protein LOC104728837 translates to MKGKYKGFLVAASGKDGNIQIYPLDFGVVEVENDAGWVWFLKNLSKFVPDEEDLVFVSDRHASIYSALAKVYPLAHHAACSVHLFQNVKHIYNCGGLAGLVSKAGRAYTVGDFRYWWRQIEETKQECAEYLLNIGLPHWTLSHFPGNRYNLMSSNISESLNAAMQKVVDYPIMSMVEVIRAMLMRWFWCRRTFAGKTRTRCTPEIEELLIDHLKESLNCAVLGATG, encoded by the coding sequence ATGAAGGGTAAGTACAAAGGCTTTTTGGTAGCAGCTAGTGGGAAGGATGGGAATATCCAAATATATCCACTGGACTTTGGGGTAGTGGAAGTGGAAAATGATGCTGGTTGGGTGTGGTTTTTGAAGAATCTATCAAAATTTGTTCCAGACGAGGAAGACCTTGTTTTCGTATCTGATAGGCATGCCTCCATATATTCTGCACTGGCGAAAGTGTATCCACTAGCACATCATGCAGCGTGTTCAGTCCATCTATTCCAAAATGttaaacacatatataattgtGGCGGTCTAGCTGGTCTTGTCTCAAAAGCAGGAAGAGCATATACGGTTGGTGATTTCCGTTATTGGTGGAGGCAAATagaggaaacaaaacaagagtGTGCAGAGTATCTACTTAATATTGGACTACCACATTGGACACTATCACACTTCCCTGGCAACCGTTACAATTTGATGAGTAGTAACATCTCAGAGTCATTAAACGCTGCTATGCAAAAAGTTGTGGATTATCCGATAATGTCAATGGTAGAAGTCATAAGGGCCATGTTAATGAGGTGGTTTTGGTGTAGAAGGACTTTCGCTGGGAAGACTAGGACAAGGTGTACACCAGAGATAGAAGAATTGTTGATTGACCATCTGAAGGAGTCACTCAATTGTGCGGTATTGGGAGCTACCGGCTGA
- the LOC104728839 gene encoding protein timeless homolog: MDVEERISTKKKMDLEGLSVICSDLGVPEEDEDRRRIGYSKSDYCLDNLKDLLRFLRRDDPESRQVFKQVCSWNIVAKDLIPIIEHYQDEHSLVLNLEYLWGLKSAITFSNIVPVIVSLLEAPLESLELDVFNEEDWKLVQLVLTLFRNLLAIHEISPIQKAGESTCYFLSLRDQFLELLSRENVMDIFLVITQTIEGFDSLLRHDNLLLLEIYHYILLGQDMELVAKAPEKLDQGKKASVDSLKTLMKEEEVKRKLARLNNMSQRHSKFGGTFTRVAMDGTKAVLKGIPSTAESTMLKPQQGRGAAEKIVWEHGPMSVTNDNVLKLLHDFINQFMSGGYNVLMRSVCEDIEKEHLSIQNSDIITFFQVAQSVTSFQFHKSSASNPATRSEETSELSTNQNAGVNCSKNDICAPIAATINDRMFLLVISKWRSAFDGLKETKEFKFLSAAGSLMKTMLCLLDLVIRLQPEDSREAFTVRILLYKLFYDQTDQGMCQFILNLVRSFDTHKQPKSELGDLVESIHVIVGLMENLQGRGTLRVSKKSRKARKKKPMGNKEATVYELSENHPGTSNEASTAKSIPVVDSTVSTEDGPMNVPPNNPGASNLRTEPDENQQTHSPKSNHVVDDLSCGSDDSSDGEEQTATDEVDFKVSTFISAFASNSIIQNLCWLLKFYKTNPKQTNHHIISILRRITEDLELSPMLYQLSLVITFHKILDEQKSCPCKDYENIVTFLTDLVRNMLKKMKSQPLLFVEILFSKTRKECHYINAEYMLHELGHLRKQMGKQEKVAGTEENDIPSEKGWTRRSLADALGDDEADVVISYDQGFQNEEDHMVEDDSAGPSKRKRRLVLDGDMEIKIKDLYERFKDDKNCSRLIAENLDPDGGISAAQVTNKLKLLGLEIRKRLRRGDSSIQANEGTNGNDYPDHLDATSFQQPSNTRKRASSFSKEQETRIKELYEKFKDQNRCSYLIANELGSEKKYTTAQVSRKLKQLDLRLPRGKKSEVGMKLKDDHDESSADESDNETLLAFKNRKSTKNQKNKQHTRSSDEITLGSSEDNTERNETSPHVPTTDEEENNDQDFITLENRESETDVHISDNAPSTPSEDPNLSSDHELEDDELADSGDDAAAGGATLTQSPLSRRKMKMVLDEDD; the protein is encoded by the exons atggatgtGGAGGAGAGAATCTCaacgaagaaaaaaatggatttgGAAGGGTTATCAGTAATCTGCAGCGATCTAGGAGTACCCGAGGAAGACGAAGATAGAAGAAGGATTGGGTACTCTAAAAGTGATTACTGTCTCGATAATTTGAAAGATTTACTTCGATTTCTAAGACGCGACGATCCTGAGAGCAGACAAGTTTTCAAACAAGTCTGTTCTTGGAATATAGTCGCTAAAGATTTGATTCCGATCATTGAGCATTACCAAGATGAGCATAGCTTAGTTTTAAAT TTAGAGTATTTATGGGGTTTGAAGTCTGCGATTACTTTTAGTAACATTGTTCCAGTGATTGTGTCTTTGCTTGAAGCTCCTCTCGAGAGCTTGGAATT AGATGTGTTCAATGAGGAAGATTGGAAATTGGTTCAGCTTGTGCTTACTTTATTCAGGAATTTGCTGGCTATTCATGAGATATCTCCGATTCAGAAAGCTGGTGAATCGACTTGTTACTTTTTGTCGCTGAGGGATCAGTTTCTTGAACTTTTGTCTCGTGAGAATGTGATGGATatatttcttgtgataactcagacGATTGAAGGTTTTGATAGTTTGTTGAGGCATGACAACTTACTTCTCCTTGAAATTTATCATTATATTCTTTTGGGTCAAGACATGGAGCTCGTTGCAAAAGCTCCTGAGAAG TTGGACCAAGGGAAGAAAGCTTCTGTTGATAGTTTGAAGACATTGATGAAGGAGGAGGAAGTGAAACGAAAGCTTGCAAGACTCAACAATATGAGTCAGCGTCATTCAAAATTTGGTGGGACATTCACTCGGGTTGCCATG gatgGCACTAAAGCTGTACTAAAGGGAATACCTTCTACTGCGGAGAGCACAATGCTAAAGCCTCAGCAAGGTCGTGGAGCTGCAGAAAAGATTGTCTGGGAACATGGACCAATGTCTGTGACAAATGACAATGTTTTGAAGTTGTTACATGATTTCATCAATCAGTTTATGTCAGGAGGATATAATG TTCTGATGCGGTCAGTGTGTGAAGATATTGAAAAGGAGCACCTCTCCATTCAAAATAGCGACATCATTACTTTCTTTCAAGTTGCACAGTCCGTCACCTCTTTTCAGTTTCACAAGTCCTCGGCTTCTAAC CCAGCAACAAGATCGGAAGAAACTTCTGAACTCTCTACCAATCAGAATGCTGGTGTAAACTGTTCTAAGAATGACATTTGTGCGCCAATTGCAGCAACGATTAACGACAGAATGTTTTTACTTGTCATTTCAAAATGGCGCAGTGCATTTGATGGTCTGAAGGAAACTaaagaatttaaatttttatctgCAGCAGGTTCTCTTATGAAAACCATG CTTTGCTTGTTAGATCTGGTAATTAGATTGCAACCTGAAGACTCTAGAGAAGCTTTTACTGTCCGCATCTTGCTTTATAAGTTGTTTTATGACCAAACTGACCAAGGGATGTGCCAGTTCATCCTGAATCTGGTGAGAAGTTTTGATACGCATAAGCAACCTAAAAG TGAGCTTGGAGATCTGGTGGAAAGCATCCATGTAATAGTAGGCCTTATGGAAAACCTTCAAGGGCGTGGAACTTTGAGG GtttcaaaaaaatcaaggaaggcaagaaagaaaaaacccaTGGGAAATAAGGAGGCCACAGTGTATGAACTGTCTGAAAATCATCCAGGTACTTCAAATGAAGCTAGCACCGCAAAAAGCATACCGGTGGTTGATTCAACAGTTTCCACGGAGGATGGACCAATGAATGTGCCTCCCAATAATCCAGGGGCATCAAACCTAAGGACTGAACCTGATGAAAATCAACAAACGCACAGCCCTAAGTCAAATCATGTGGTCGATGATCTGTCTTGCGGCAGTGACGATTCTTCTGACGGTGAAGAGCAAACAGCAACAGATGAAGTTGATTTTAAGGTTTCCACATTTATTTCTGCTTTTGCCAGCAACAGCATCATTCAAAACCTATGCTGGTTGCTTAAGTTTTACAAAACCAACCCAAAACAGACGAATCACCACATAATAAGCATACTGCGGAGGATTACAGAAGACTTGGAGCTCTCTCCCATGTTGTATCAG CTTTCACTGGTAATAACATTCCATAAGATCCTTGATGAGCAGAAATCTTGTCCCTGCAAAGACTATGAAAATATAGTTACCTTCCTGACAGATCTGGTTAGAAATAtgttgaagaaaatgaagtcACAGCCTCTTCTCTTTGTGGAAATTCTCTTCTCAAAGACTCGCAAAGAATGCCATTACATAAATGCTGAATATATGTTGCATGAGCTTGGCCATCTAAGAAAACAAATGGGAAAGCAAGAAAAGGTCGCCGGAACCGAGGAAAATGATATACCATCAGAGAAAGGATGGACTCGCCGAAGCTTAGCAGATGCTCTAGGTGATGATGAAGCTGATGTCGTGATTTCTTATGATCAAGGATTTCAAAA TGAAGAAGATCACATGGTGGAAGATGATTCTGCAGGACCATCTAAAAGAAAGCGAAGACTTGTTCTTGATGGTgatatggaaataaaaattaaagaccTATACGAAAG GTTCAAAGATGATAAAAATTGCAGCCGGCTAATTGCTGAAAATTTGGATCCTGATGGTGGAATCTCTGCTGCACAAGTAACCAACAAGCTTAAACTGCTAGGTCTAGAAATAAGGAAAAGGCTTCGGCGTGGTGATAGCTCTATCCAAGCAAATGAAGGCACAAATGGAAATGATTATCCAGATCACCTGGATGCAACATCATTTCAACAACCTTC AAACACCAGAAAGAGAGCGAGTTCCTTTagcaaagaacaagaaacacgTATTAAGGAACTATACGAGAA GTTCAAGGACCAAAACCGATGTAGTTATTTGATTGCCAATGAATTGGGgtctgaaaaaaaatatactactgCCCAGGTTTCACGTAAATTAAAGCAACTTGATCTACGTCTTCCTCGTGGTAAGAAGTCTGAAGTTGGCATGAAGCTGAAAGATGACCATGATGAATCTTCAGCAGATGAATCAGACAATGAAACATTACTAGCCTTCAAGAACAG GAAGAGCACAAAAAATCAGAAGAACAAGCAGCACACAAGATCAAGCGATGAGATCACTTTAGGTAGTTCTGAAGACAACACAGAAAG GAATGAAACTAGCCCGCATGTGCCTACcactgatgaagaagagaacaatGATCAAGACTTCATCACCCTGGAAAATAGAGAATCTGAAACAGATGTTCACATCAGTGACAATGCTCCTTCTACCCCATCTGAAGATCCAAATCTTTCATCAGATCATGAACTGGAGGATGATGAGTTAGCAGATTCCGGTGATGACGCTGCAGCTGGTGGTGCCACCCTCACTCAAAGCCCGCTTAGTAGGAGGAAAATGAAGATGGTGCTTGATGAGGATGACTGA
- the LOC104725808 gene encoding plastidial pyruvate kinase 2, producing MAQVVATRSIQGSILCSNNGGSVSTRSEKKLLKPASFAVKVLGNEAKRSGRVSLRSRRVIDTTVRSARVETEVIPVSPEDVPNREEQLERLLEIQQFGDTSVGMWSKPTVRRKTKIVCTVGPSTNTREMIWKLAEAGMNVARMNMSHGDHASHKKVIDLVKEYNAQTKDNTIAIMLDTKGPEVRSGDLPQPIMLDPGQEFTFTIERGVSTPSCVSVNYDDFVNDVEAGDMLLVDGGMMSFMVTSKTKDSVKCEVVDGGELKSRRHLNVRGKSATLPSITEKDWEDIKFGVENKVDFYAVSFVKDAQVVHELKKYLQNCGADIHVIVKIESADSIPNLHSIITASDGAMVARGDLGAELPIEEVPILQEKIINLCRSMGKAVIVATNMLESMIVHPTPTRAEVSDIAIAVREGADAVMLSGETAHGKFPLKAAGVMHTVALRTEATITSGDMPPNLGQAFKNHMSEMFAYHASMMSNTLGTSTVVFTRTGFMAILLSHYRPSGTIYAFTNEKKIQQRLALYQGVCPIYMEFADDAEETFANALATLLKQGMVKKGEQIAIVQSGTQPIWRSQSTHNIQVRKV from the exons ATGGCTCAAGTGGTTGCTACCAGATCGATTCAAGGCTCTATCTTGTGTTCCAACAACGGTGGATCTGTGTCTACAAGATCCGAGAAGAAGCTTTTGAAGCCGGCGAGTTTTGCAGTGAAGGTTCTTGGAAACGAAGCGAAGAGAAGTGGAAGAGTCTCTTTGAGAAGCAGAAGAGTGATTGATACCACTGTGAGATCTGCTCGTGTTGAGACTGAAGTGATTCCTGTTTCTCCTGAAGATGTGCCTAAC AGAGAGGAGCAGCTGGAGAGGTTGTTGGAGATACAGCAGTTTGGTGACACATCGGTAGGGATGTGGTCGAAGCCGACTGTAAGGAGGAAGACAAAGATTGTTTGCACCGTTGGTCCTTCTACCAACACAAGAGAGATGATATGGAAATTGGCTGAAGCTGGGATGAATGTTGCTAGGATGAACATGTCTCATGGTGATCATGCTTCACATAAGAAGGTTATTGATTTGGTTAAAGAATACAATGCACAGACTAAAGACAACACCATTGCTATTATGCTTGACaccaag GGTCCAGAAGTTAGGAGTGGAGATTTACCCCAACCAATTATGTTAGATCCAGGTCAAGAGTTTACTTTTACTATTGAGAGAGGTGTCAGCACACCAAGTTGTGTCAGTGTTAACTATGATGATTTCGTCAATGATGTGGAAGCGGGTGACATGCTCCTTGTTGATG GTGGTATGATGTCGTTTATGGTGACGTCTAAGACCAAAGACTCTGTGAAATGTGAAGTTGTTGATGGTGGAGAACTTAAGTCAAGGAGACACTTGAATGTCCGAGGAAAGAGTGCAACATTACCTTCTATCACTG AGAAGGATTGGGAGGATATTAAATTTGGAGTGGAGAACAAAGTTGACTTTTATGCGGTGTCCTTTGTCAAAGATGCTCAAGTGGTACACGAATTGAAGAAATACCTTCAAA ATTGTGGTGCCGACATACACGTGATAGTGAAGATTGAAAGTGCTGACTCCATACCTAACTTGCACTCCATTATCACAGCATCAGATGGG GCAATGGTTGCTAGAGGTGATCTTGGTGCAGAGCTTCCAATTGAAGAAGTCCCCATTCTTCAG GAGAAGATCATTAACCTATGCCGTAGCATGGGAAAAGCTGTTATTGTTGCGACTAACATGCTTGAGAGTATGATAGTTCATCCAACTCCAACCCGGGCAGAGGTCTCAGACATTGCTATCGCTGTTAGAGAAGGTGCTGATGCAGTAATGCTTTCTGGAGAAACTGCTCACGGAAA GTTCCCATTGAAAGCTGCTGGAGTGATGCACACTGTTGCATTGCGAACAGAAGCGACCATTACTAGCGGTGATATGCCACCTAATCTTGGTCAAGCCTTCAAG AACCATATGAGTGAGATGTTTGCATACCATGCATCCATGATGTCCAACACGCTTGGCACTTCAACTGTTGTCTTCACCAGAACTGGTTTCATGGCTATATTGCTAAGTCACTATCGTCCTTCCGGCACAATCTATGCCTTCACAAATGA GAAAAAAATACAGCAAAGATTAGCTTTGTATCAAGGCGTATGCCCCATATATATGGAGTTCGCAGATGATGCAGAAGAAACTTTTGCTAATGCTTTGGCTACACTACTG AAACAAGGAATGGTGAAGAAGGGAGAGCAAATAGCAATCGTACAGAGTGGAACACAGCCAATCTGGCGATCTCAATCGACACATAACATCCAAGTCCGCAAGGTCTAA
- the LOC104728840 gene encoding putative F-box protein At5g66830, with amino-acid sequence WPLRSPLSLEPHGYGPLTDDGLLQPLAQRRRNTHSHSHSHSWSKLPSDLLQLVFDRLSFADFQRAKSVCFSWQSVSRNSQPNNQIPWMIRFPKGNDPDHNNYCLLFNPEKKYNMYKTPNQGNDFAKSFCVATYKSWLLMQPQYKYMDDHRFNLYILDLLTGERINLPTFETEYGLTCPVLWIDEKTKDYLHSLVIGMADEDYAISFKRGDNSWKQIPTLSGIEECFSMVYKDHKLYCLNYYNLKIFDFSQDNTPVRVFKTSVSGCLKQPGGFCMRLPGIPRKDQAAHFKDNLVVTLTGDVLIVKCHRPSFSEIWEFEIYKMLGNNEWEEVFSLGDEAMLLDLGITVLAKDMQGIKSNSIFVVDLGSNTVELPHRFVCSSFPCSRARWFLPSFKRE; translated from the exons TGGCCTCTCCGGTCTCCGCTATCCCTTGAACCCCATGGATATGGTCCACTCACGGATGATGGTCTTCTTCAGCCGTTGgcgcagagaagaagaaataccCATTCGCATTCCCATTCCCATTCCTGGTCCAAGCTTCCTTCAGATCTCCTACAATTGGTGTTTGACCGCCTTAGTTTCGCAGATTTCCAACGAGCTAAATCAGTCTGTTTCTCTTGGCAATCAGTTTCAAGAAACTCTCAGCCAAATAACCAAATCCCTTGGATGATTCGATTCCCTAAGGGCAACGATCCCGACCACAACAATTACTGTCTCCTTTTCAACcctgaaaaaaaatacaacatgtACAAAACTCCAAACCAAGGCAATGATTTCGCCAAGAGCTTTTGTGTGGCAACTTACAAAAGCTGGCTTCTCATGCAACCACAGTATAAATACATGGACGACCATCGGTTTAATCTTTATATTCTCGATCTTTTAACCGGCGAGAGAATCAATCTACCCACTTTCGAAACAGAGTATGGACTCACCTGTCCTGTATTATGGATCGACGAGAAAACCAAAGACTACTTA CATAGCTTAGTTATTGGAATGGCTGACGAAGACTATGCCATTTCTTTCAAGAGAGGAGACAACTCGTGGAAACAAATCCCAACCTTGTCAGGTATCGAAGAGTGTTTTAGCATGGTTTACAAGGATCACAAGCTCTACTGTCTCAACTATTATAACCTCAAGATCTTCGATTTTTCTCAAGACAACACTCCGGTTAGAGTTTTCAAAACTAGCGTAAGTGGATGCTTAAAACAACCAGGAGGTTTTTGCATGAGACTCCCTGGAATCCCAAGGAAGGACCAGGCGGCTCACTTTAAGGACAACTTGGTAGTCACGCTAACCGGAGATGTCTTAATCGTTAAGTGCCATCGTCCTAGTTTTTCCGAGATATGGGAATTTGAAATCTACAAGATGTTAGGGAACAACGAGTGGGAGGAAGTTTTTTCTTTGGGAGACGAGGCGATGCTTTTGGATTTGGGTATCACAGTGCTTGCTAAGGACATGCAAGGAATCAAAAGCAATTCCATCTTCGTAGTCGACCTCGGTTCAAACACGGTCGAACTACCCCACCGGTTTGTTTGCTCTTCCTTTCCCTGTTCCAGAGCTCGATGGTTTTTGCCAAGTTTTAAACGAGAATGA
- the LOC104725809 gene encoding uncharacterized protein LOC104725809 — MAGDLLYAKTQRFVLLIDLNPLLVKPDTEQYLAVVISAAEKLLSFPPLSASLFSFKFFFSSLSSLLSSSKLSAALPISSSSLSFDLPTPTLDSLRRAIDGVRRCELRSSSTAVAASPRGVNVAANLRQIVYDYAWEPVVRGMIPGFTDGGGFDVVRSNLVVMFSPVSRDLDWVSEFLDVKAGDECLSDLDLFKSKLGEIFDSVNELFDDRDIQLSWVDVKSGERCELGLKSGFFDTGIRELGWGHCSTDSIVFGSSIVPFGLIYPAIGVCPKLSTSQRFTVQASLEIADINGKPMECKCGELEFSSSEIGSGKRCDEFISLASGTEPVNQDSLVEQFCDGNTKLSIKPLRMCADDLIELERYTCETFVVHGVSQESDQDQEQECGFWADRVFQILVEETGEKVAKRSSPIWQILLSYLYREDYSALISLSNSNGSLRTGILKPFTFSSGLIFVFDNGVSPLTVDHEDSRKKVSCSENKRKLRKGTLNDITWEEFCRSVKDYGQIDLEDVYFSKFSKSKKFKFLKCWMKQISKPTGCSLSVTNNCYALEDVDANPIEEKNNSSEETKKASSSLPVAEEDIALSGNRISGKQENDASVHAASESSENFFASLPSKINQGIESEEIDLSALAERLVKSCVFYCSQRAEKDYSCESGTLLLVAEELTKILLKEPKDIVAKFKKKDSLSTASEQKSDEAAPSSIVREYELQILFRMEILRCQIGLGSEESVTQKFAKQICMFLEGIQCKLDGGFFGEWSLDKYVDKTIKARYHHILGEAVNIIYTEMDLLMFSDEDLEDSFMNNEESSQSGRENYHSNLKSHHHIQRNKDVPGTSKQGNSEECVEAKKEVEAQEMRERARRFSSFTSWMPDLCRVWAPKQTKNSKGKVGQQQRMAKRKKEQRSVEYDRVCETPMTTTETKRKRTGNKDDYECETLPRSSVPKALFQNDSS, encoded by the exons ATGGCTGGAGACTTGTTATAcgccaaaacgcagcgtttcgtGCTTCTGATAGATCTTAATCCGTTACTGGTCAAACCCGACACGGAGCAGTACCTGGCCGTCGTGATCTCCGCCGCCGAGAAGCTTCTCTCGTTTCCtcctctctctgcttctctcttctctttcaaattcttcttctcttctctgtctTCTCTCTTGTCTTCCTCGAAGCTCTCTGCAGCACTCCcaatttcatcttcttcgctTTCATTTGACCTCCCTACCCCAACACTCGACTCTCTCAGACGCGCCATCGATGGGGTTAGAAGATGCGAGCTTCGATCTAGTTCTACGGCGGTGGCGGCATCGCCTCGTGGGGTTAATGTCGCGGCGAATTTGCGACAGATCGTTTATGATTACGCTTGGGAGCCGGTGGTTCGAGGTATGATTCCTGGATTTACGGATGGTGGTGGGTTCGATGTGGTTAGGTCGAATTTGGTGGTGATGTTCTCCCCAGTTTCTAGGGATTTGGATTGGGTTTCTGAGTTTCTCGATGTTAAGGCTGGTGATGAGTGTCTTAGCGACTTGGATTTGTTCAAGTCAAAGTTAGGTGAGATTTTTGACTCTGTGAATGAGTTGTTTGATGATAGGGATATTCAATTAAGCTGGGTTGATGTTAAATCTGGTGAAAGATGTGAATTGGGATTGAAGTCTGGGTTTTTCGATACTGGGATTAGAGAATTGGGTTGGGGGCATTGTTCTACGGATTCAATTGTTTTTGGTTCTTCAATTGTACCCTTTGGTTTGATCTATCCAGCAATTGGTGTTTGCCCGAAGCTATCTACTAGCCAGAGATTTACAGTTCAGGCCAGTCTTGAGATTGCAGATATTAACGGTAAACCTATGGAATGCAAGTGCGGTGAGCtagagttttcttcttctgagatCGGTAGTGGGAAGAGGTGTGATGAGTTTATCAGCTTAGCTAGTGGGACTGAGCCAGTCAATCAGGACTCTCTAGTTGAACAGTTTTGTGATGGGAATACCAAACTCAGTATTAAACCCTTGAGGATGTGTGCTGATGATCTTATCGAACTTGAGAGGTATACTTGTGAGACTTTTGTTGTTCATGGAGTAtctcaagaatctgatcaagaTCAGGAGCAGGAGTGTGGGTTTTGGGCAGACCGGGTTTTTCAGATATTAGTTGAGGAGACAGGTGAGAAAGTAGCGAAAAGATCATCACCCATATGGCAGATCTTATTAAGTTATCTTTATAGGGAAGATTACTCAGCATTGATATCTCTTTCGAATAGCAATGGTAGTTTGCGGACTGGAATCCTCAAACCCTTCACTTTTTCCTCGggtttaatctttgtttttgacAATGGAGTGTCTCCTCTAACTGTGGATCATGAAGATAGCAGGAAGAAAGTCAGTTGTAgcgaaaataaaagaaaactaagaaaaGGTACTCTTAATGACATTACGTGGGAGGAGTTCTGCAGATCAGTAAAAGATTATGGTCAAATAGATCTAGAAGATGTTTATTTCTCCAAGTTTAGCAAGTCAAagaaatttaagtttttgaaaTGTTGGATGAAACAGATTAGTAAGCCCACAGGTTGCAGCTTATCCGTGACTAATAATTGCTATGCATTGGAGGATGTGGACGCAAATCCAATTGAGGAAAAGAACAACTCCTCTGAAGAGACAAAAAAGGCTAGCTCATCTTTACCTGTAGCTGAAGAGGACATTGCTTTGAGTGGAAATCGTATATCTGGAAAGCAAGAAAATGATGCATCTGTTCATGCAGCATCAGAGTCATCAGAGAATTTCTTCGCCAGTCTTCCTAGTAAAATCAATCAAGGGATTGAGTCTGAGGAAATAGACTTGTCAGCTCTGGCCGAGCGACTTGTCAAGTCCTGTGTCTTCTACTGCTCTCAAAGAGCTGAGAAGGACTATAGCTGTGAGAGTGGAACCCTCTTGTTGGTCGCTGAGGAGCTAACCAAGATATTACTGAAAGAACCGAAAGATATAGTTGCCAAGTTCAAAAAGAAAGATTCATTATCCACGGCAAGTGAGCAGAAGTCTGATGAAGCTGCACCCAGTAGCATCGTTAGAGA ATACGAGCTGCAGATTCTTTTCCGAATGGAGATTCTAAGATGTCAGATAGGTTTGGGAAGTGAGGAATCTGTGACACAGAAGTTTGCAAAACAGATTTGCATGTTCCTTGAGGGCATTCAGTGCAAGTTAGATGGCGGATTCTTTGGTGAATGGAGCCTTGATAAGTATGTTGACAAAACTATAAAAGCCAG GTATCATCATATTCTTGGAGAAGCtgtcaatataatatatacggAGATGGATCTGCTCATGTTCAGTGATGAGGATCTTGAAGATAGTTTTATGAACAATGAAGAGAGTAGTCAATCAGGGAGAGAAAATTACCATAGCAATCTCAAGAGTCATCATCATATTCAAAGAAATAAAGATGTCCCTGGTACGAGTAAGCAGGGAAACAGTGAGGAGTGCGTAGAAGCTAAGAAAGAGGTTGAAGCACAAGAAATGAGGGAGAGGGCAAGAAGATTCTCGAGTTTCACAAGTTGGATGCCTGATCTTTGTAGAGTCTGGgcaccaaaacaaacaaagaactCTAAAGGCAAGGTGGGCCAGCAACAGAGAATggccaaaagaaagaaagagcaaAGATCAGTGGAATATGATAGAGTATGTGAGACACCAATGACAACAACGGAGACCAAACGAAAACGAACTGGTAACAAAGATGACTACGAGTGTGAGACTCTGCCTCGTAGTTCAGTACCAAAGGCTTTGTTTCAGAATGATTCTTCTTAG
- the LOC104725810 gene encoding uncharacterized protein LOC104725810 gives MNCISTSFKLIPFPITQSSIAPKFLHISSSKASISPRCPSFASSSSSIRKKHLTLVYSKSSDAEEVSDTEDEWLKKLPEKNKPLYSHSLPCIEAWLRKLGFYQSKDDRAVWLIQKPDWHAQLSLDVTDLCIRYLKSGPGNLERDMERRFSYALSREDTENAILGGP, from the exons ATGAACTGTATCTCTACTTCATTCAAACTGATTCCTTTTCCAATTACACAATCATCAATCGCTCCGAAATTTCTTCACATTTCGAGCTCCAAAGCTTCAATTTCTCCCAGATGTCCTAgtttcgcttcttcttcttcatcgattCGAAAAAAACATCTGACTCTAGTTTATTCGAAATCGTCAGACGCGGAGGAGGTATCGGATACGGAGGACGAATGGCTGAAAAAGCTGCCGGAGAAGAACAAGCCACTGTATTCGCATAGCTTACCTTGCATCGAGGCGTGGCTgaggaaattagggttttaccAAAGCAAAGACGATAGAGCTGTTTGGTTGATTCAGAAACCTGATTGGCACGCTCAGTTATCTCTTGACGTCACAGATCTCTGCATCAG GTACTTGAAAAGCGGGCCGGGAAATCTAGAGAGGGACATGGAAAGAAGGTTTAGCTATGCGTTGAGTAGAGAAGATACAGAGAATGCCATACTTGGAGGACCTTAA